The following proteins are encoded in a genomic region of Pikeienuella piscinae:
- a CDS encoding M20 aminoacylase family protein gives MPAIERIEGYKDELIAIRRDLHEHPELGFEEVRTAGIVAEKLKSWGVEVTTGIGGTGVVGVIEGARPGRTIGLRADMDALPIDEQTNLPWASKTPGVMHACGHDSHTTMLLGAARYLAETRDFAGRAVLIFQPAEEGLGGGRAMIKDGLFDKFPCDEIYGMHNSPYHGPGEIGVKPGPAMAGANFFDITVKGRGSHAAMPEVSRDPIVIMSALVGQIQTIVSRNTPATNPIVLSITQFHAGSAYNVIPEVATIAGTVRYFDRELADKVSDRMRALCAGFAAAHEIEIDCDIRNVFDVLMNDDALSAAMIETAAEVVGGDKASIRDNLVMGSEDFADMLHVVPGAYCTVGHAGDVPLHNPGFVLDDAILPVGASVYARMVETRGAA, from the coding sequence ATGCCCGCCATCGAACGCATCGAAGGTTACAAGGATGAACTGATCGCGATCCGCCGCGACCTGCATGAGCATCCCGAACTGGGGTTCGAAGAGGTGAGAACAGCCGGCATCGTCGCCGAGAAGCTGAAAAGCTGGGGCGTCGAGGTAACGACCGGGATCGGCGGCACCGGTGTCGTCGGCGTGATCGAGGGCGCGCGCCCGGGCCGGACGATCGGGCTCCGGGCGGACATGGACGCGCTGCCGATCGACGAGCAGACCAATCTGCCCTGGGCCTCCAAGACGCCCGGCGTGATGCACGCCTGCGGCCATGACAGCCACACGACGATGCTGCTCGGCGCGGCGCGCTACCTGGCGGAGACGCGGGACTTCGCGGGCCGCGCGGTGCTGATCTTCCAGCCTGCGGAGGAAGGGCTCGGCGGTGGTCGGGCGATGATCAAGGACGGGCTTTTCGACAAGTTCCCCTGCGACGAGATCTACGGGATGCATAACTCCCCCTATCACGGGCCGGGCGAGATCGGCGTGAAGCCGGGGCCGGCGATGGCGGGGGCGAATTTCTTCGACATCACCGTCAAGGGCCGCGGCAGCCATGCGGCGATGCCGGAGGTCTCGCGCGATCCGATCGTGATCATGTCGGCGCTGGTCGGGCAGATCCAGACCATCGTTTCGCGGAATACTCCCGCAACGAACCCGATCGTGCTGTCGATCACCCAGTTTCACGCCGGCTCAGCCTATAACGTGATCCCGGAGGTCGCGACCATCGCCGGCACCGTCCGCTATTTCGACCGCGAACTGGCCGACAAGGTCTCCGACCGGATGCGCGCGCTTTGCGCCGGTTTCGCCGCCGCGCACGAGATCGAGATCGATTGCGACATCCGCAACGTCTTCGACGTCCTGATGAACGATGACGCGCTATCCGCGGCGATGATCGAGACAGCGGCGGAGGTCGTCGGCGGCGACAAGGCGTCGATCCGCGACAATCTTGTCATGGGCTCGGAGGATTTCGCCGACATGCTGCATGTCGTGCCGGGCGCCTATTGCACGGTCGGCCATGCCGGCGACGTGCCGCTGCACAATCCCGGTTTCGTGCTCGACGACGCGATCCTGCCCGTCGGCGCCAGCGTCTATGCACGGATGGTGGAGACGCGCGGCGCCGCCTGA
- a CDS encoding excalibur calcium-binding domain-containing protein: MEAPSPPMREIEDPDARAARLRKRFARTSRRLERRDFRRALWRRRWLFVLFLCVLGGIGYALGASLWSMQMTLRHWAAAPNCDAARAIGLAPAAIGEPGYYARHDADHDGVACEPYRAARTEIRREWPDERRRRPGKWDQPPRDSIK, encoded by the coding sequence ATGGAGGCCCCTTCGCCTCCGATGCGTGAAATCGAAGACCCCGATGCGCGCGCGGCGCGCCTGCGAAAAAGGTTTGCGCGCACCTCCCGACGCCTGGAGCGACGCGATTTCAGACGGGCGCTTTGGCGAAGACGATGGTTGTTCGTTCTTTTCCTTTGCGTGCTTGGCGGAATCGGCTACGCGCTCGGGGCCAGCCTCTGGTCGATGCAAATGACGCTAAGGCACTGGGCGGCGGCCCCGAATTGTGACGCCGCGCGGGCGATAGGGCTCGCGCCGGCGGCGATTGGAGAGCCGGGCTATTACGCGCGCCATGACGCCGACCACGACGGCGTTGCTTGCGAGCCGTATCGCGCTGCGCGGACCGAAATCAGACGAGAGTGGCCGGACGAACGCAGGCGGCGACCCGGAAAATGGGATCAACCGCCCCGTGATTCGATCAAGTGA
- a CDS encoding metallopeptidase family protein — protein sequence MDDLVAPGLDAFEKMAERAFAALPEEFRTRCSGVLIRVADFADRDTLDEMRIEDPFELTGLYCGVDLTRKSHDDFATPPDEVWLYRRPILDEWAERGDVGLFELVNHVLVHEIGHHFGLTDDEIHLIESRGG from the coding sequence ATGGATGATCTCGTCGCCCCCGGACTCGACGCGTTCGAAAAGATGGCGGAACGCGCTTTCGCGGCGCTTCCGGAAGAATTTCGCACGCGCTGCAGTGGGGTGCTGATCCGCGTCGCCGATTTCGCCGACAGGGACACGCTCGATGAGATGCGGATCGAAGACCCGTTCGAGTTGACCGGACTCTATTGCGGCGTTGATCTGACCCGCAAGAGCCACGACGACTTCGCCACGCCGCCGGACGAGGTCTGGCTCTATCGCAGGCCAATCCTGGATGAATGGGCTGAACGCGGCGATGTCGGATTGTTCGAACTGGTCAACCACGTCCTCGTCCACGAGATCGGCCACCATTTCGGATTGACCGACGATGAGATTCACTTGATCGAATCACGGGGCGGTTGA
- a CDS encoding ABC transporter permease, translating to MLIGAGLVLQALRLLRQIGQEGLVREVVVVLLVEQIAPVVIGLLIIGRSGLILYGELAEARRVGLPRALDPMGVDPFLFLVMPRCAAIAASSFALTMFLIVAALLTGFGGAKIAGLAVGSLPYAIDNAISAIGAPALLLTAFKAWLIGLVTASVFAHAALCEGPEGQFPLPSAFMRAFLAMMVVSVTITLMR from the coding sequence GTGCTGATTGGAGCCGGGTTGGTGCTTCAGGCGCTCAGGCTTCTCCGCCAGATAGGGCAGGAGGGTTTGGTGCGCGAGGTCGTGGTCGTGTTGCTCGTCGAGCAGATCGCGCCCGTGGTGATCGGGCTTCTCATCATCGGGCGGAGCGGGCTCATTCTCTATGGCGAACTCGCGGAAGCGCGGCGGGTCGGGCTGCCGCGCGCGCTCGATCCGATGGGGGTCGATCCTTTCCTCTTCCTGGTCATGCCGCGCTGCGCCGCGATTGCGGCGTCGAGCTTCGCGCTGACGATGTTCCTCATCGTGGCGGCGCTTCTGACTGGCTTCGGGGGCGCCAAGATCGCCGGACTCGCCGTCGGCTCGCTGCCCTATGCGATCGACAACGCCATATCGGCTATTGGAGCGCCGGCCCTTCTCCTCACCGCGTTCAAGGCCTGGCTCATCGGGCTCGTCACCGCTTCGGTATTCGCCCACGCGGCGCTCTGCGAAGGGCCGGAGGGCCAGTTTCCGCTGCCGTCCGCTTTCATGCGCGCGTTCCTGGCGATGATGGTCGTCAGCGTCACGATAACGTTAATGCGATGA
- the dddP gene encoding dimethylsulfonioproprionate lyase DddP, whose protein sequence is MARHMTATHHAHHRRITPGMRPDNTPDDNDRIEIGPTRLAYDEWAAAGLECPDLPAMRLHRLKRIRESLAARDLAAVLLTDPLNIRYAADAPNMQLWNTHNPFRACLVTADGHMAVWEYKGLAYLTSYNPLVKEVLNGASLFYFSTGDAAEAAAERFAGAVESLIRQHAGSNRRIAVDKMMRHGFQALEAIGLEIHDGEEVMEKTRAVKGPDEIRALRCAQHACEAALAEMRRQTAPGMTENDVWAVLHAENIRRGGEWIETRLLSSGLRTNPWFQECGPRVIGENEILAWDTDLVGCYGMCVDISRTWFIGEGEPTAEMIATHQEAYRQITENWMMLKPGMTLKEVSHATRPMPAEFNALKYGCVMHGVGLCDEWPTVKYPDDWADDEFDYALEPGMLLCSEAYLGRVGGGFGVKLEDQVLITEDGVENLTRCPFDVKLMGGLKDPLGR, encoded by the coding sequence ATGGCCCGCCACATGACCGCGACGCATCATGCCCATCACCGCCGCATCACGCCCGGCATGCGCCCAGATAACACGCCGGACGACAATGACCGGATCGAGATCGGGCCGACGCGCCTCGCCTATGACGAATGGGCGGCGGCGGGGCTGGAATGCCCCGACCTTCCCGCGATGCGCCTTCACCGGTTGAAGCGGATCAGGGAGAGCCTCGCGGCGCGCGACCTCGCAGCCGTGCTTCTGACCGACCCACTCAATATCCGCTACGCCGCGGATGCGCCGAATATGCAACTCTGGAACACCCATAACCCGTTCCGCGCCTGCCTCGTAACGGCGGACGGGCACATGGCCGTCTGGGAGTACAAGGGGCTGGCCTATCTGACGTCGTACAACCCGCTCGTGAAGGAAGTGCTGAACGGCGCCTCGCTGTTCTATTTCTCCACCGGAGACGCGGCCGAGGCCGCGGCGGAGCGCTTCGCCGGCGCCGTCGAGAGCCTGATCCGCCAGCATGCCGGCTCCAACCGGCGCATCGCCGTCGACAAGATGATGCGCCACGGATTTCAGGCGCTGGAGGCCATCGGGCTGGAGATTCATGACGGCGAGGAGGTCATGGAGAAAACCCGCGCGGTGAAGGGCCCGGACGAAATTCGCGCGCTCCGGTGCGCGCAACACGCCTGCGAAGCGGCGCTGGCCGAGATGCGTCGACAAACCGCGCCGGGGATGACCGAAAACGACGTCTGGGCCGTACTGCACGCCGAGAATATCAGACGCGGCGGCGAATGGATCGAAACCCGGCTGCTTTCCTCCGGTCTCCGCACCAATCCGTGGTTTCAGGAATGCGGACCACGAGTGATCGGCGAGAACGAGATCCTCGCCTGGGACACCGATCTCGTCGGCTGTTATGGCATGTGCGTGGATATCTCGCGCACATGGTTCATCGGAGAGGGCGAGCCGACCGCGGAGATGATCGCGACGCATCAGGAGGCGTATCGCCAGATCACCGAAAACTGGATGATGCTGAAACCCGGCATGACGCTGAAGGAGGTCAGCCACGCCACGCGTCCGATGCCGGCCGAATTCAATGCGCTGAAATATGGCTGCGTCATGCATGGAGTCGGTCTTTGCGATGAATGGCCGACGGTGAAATACCCCGATGACTGGGCCGACGACGAATTCGACTACGCGCTGGAGCCGGGAATGCTGCTCTGCTCCGAGGCCTATCTCGGCAGGGTCGGCGGCGGCTTCGGCGTGAAGCTGGAGGATCAGGTGCTGATCACCGAGGACGGCGTGGAGAATCTGACCCGGTGCCCGTTCGACGTGAAACTGATGGGCGGGCTGAAGGACCCGCTCGGCCGCTGA
- a CDS encoding cache domain-containing protein: protein MLAIAAAAVGSSWFAYVENQRGAREIARNYVDAVDTRIRERVDGYFAPAQKVTEIIAASMGSSELRRPERRQLDCISRSYLTASPQILNIYVGTDDGSFLMISRTEGDGWTQKLVSREDGAPKATLSKLESGGEVISSHVDPDDQFDPRTRSWFQAARAVDRPVWSPVYRFFTDGGLGIIVSRRFGGDDGGPVAVVGVDILLDELEGFPERLALGDTGLAFIVDGDGYFAVAPGLSGSDADGGARLQVGDVDVPVLRQVYDRFLIEREFSGLFKVDGGWYLVSFSSLREVLGRDWWLIFTIPESALIVFVETSNIYSLSASAVVAALAFVPLGVVAMQSLATDRRAPRRRLALERVRNAAHLSRPFQCGACAT from the coding sequence GTGCTCGCCATCGCCGCCGCGGCGGTCGGCAGCTCCTGGTTCGCCTATGTCGAGAACCAGAGGGGCGCCCGCGAAATCGCGCGCAACTATGTCGACGCGGTCGATACGCGAATCCGCGAGAGGGTCGACGGTTACTTCGCCCCGGCGCAGAAGGTCACGGAGATCATCGCCGCGTCGATGGGTAGTTCGGAGCTGCGCCGCCCCGAGCGCCGGCAACTCGACTGCATCAGCCGCAGCTACCTGACGGCGAGCCCGCAGATCCTCAACATCTATGTCGGAACCGATGACGGCTCTTTCCTGATGATCAGCCGGACCGAAGGCGACGGCTGGACGCAGAAGCTGGTGAGCCGAGAGGACGGCGCGCCGAAGGCCACGCTCTCCAAGCTTGAAAGCGGCGGCGAGGTGATATCGTCGCATGTGGACCCGGATGACCAGTTCGATCCGCGAACCCGGTCCTGGTTTCAGGCGGCGCGCGCCGTCGACCGGCCGGTGTGGTCGCCGGTCTATCGGTTCTTCACCGATGGCGGCCTCGGCATCATCGTGTCGCGCCGCTTCGGCGGCGACGACGGCGGGCCGGTCGCGGTCGTCGGCGTCGATATCCTTCTCGACGAGCTTGAGGGCTTTCCGGAAAGGCTGGCGCTTGGAGACACGGGCCTGGCGTTCATCGTCGACGGCGATGGATATTTCGCCGTGGCGCCCGGCCTGTCCGGGAGCGATGCGGACGGCGGCGCGCGTCTGCAGGTCGGCGACGTCGATGTGCCGGTGCTGCGCCAGGTCTATGATCGGTTCCTGATCGAGAGGGAGTTCAGCGGTCTCTTCAAGGTCGATGGCGGCTGGTATCTGGTGTCGTTCTCGTCGCTCAGGGAGGTGCTCGGGCGGGACTGGTGGCTCATCTTCACGATCCCGGAGAGCGCGCTGATCGTCTTCGTCGAAACCTCGAACATCTACTCGCTTTCCGCGAGCGCGGTGGTCGCGGCGCTGGCTTTCGTGCCGCTTGGCGTCGTCGCGATGCAATCGCTGGCCACCGACCGGCGCGCGCCGCGCCGGCGTCTGGCGCTTGAACGAGTCCGGAATGCGGCTCACCTGTCTCGACCGTTTCAATGCGGCGCCTGCGCGACATGA
- a CDS encoding tetratricopeptide repeat protein — protein sequence MRRAAALVAVLLFGGCGGSPTPAPPTPASDKQIESTLSLARFAFCEGRYDRAEEIYGRALERARERDDPDAIALVSYELSAARLRLGDAKGALGIAERASDQLGDDAAAADA from the coding sequence GTGAGACGGGCGGCGGCGCTCGTCGCCGTGCTCCTCTTCGGGGGTTGCGGCGGATCGCCGACGCCTGCGCCGCCCACGCCGGCGAGCGACAAGCAGATCGAATCGACGCTCTCCCTCGCCCGGTTCGCCTTCTGCGAGGGTCGATACGACCGCGCCGAAGAGATATACGGGCGTGCGCTGGAACGCGCGCGCGAGCGCGACGACCCAGACGCGATCGCGCTCGTTTCCTATGAACTTTCGGCGGCGCGGTTGCGGCTTGGCGACGCGAAGGGTGCGCTCGGAATCGCCGAGCGGGCTTCGGACCAGCTTGGCGACGACGCGGCCGCCGCCGACGCCTAG
- the glnA gene encoding type I glutamate--ammonia ligase yields the protein MSDAASFVKKIKDEDVAYVDIRFTDPRGKLQHVTVMEDQVDEDFISDGFMFDGSSIAGWKAIDKSDMKLMPDVSSAYIDPFFAEKTICVHCDVVEPDTGEYYERDPRATAKKAEAYLVSSGIGDTSYWGPEAEFFIFDDVRYSVAMNKVGYEVDALDASWNSDGAYEMGNTGHRPGVKGGYFPVPPVDQAQDMRSEMLTTMKQIGMKVDKHHHEVASCQHELGLVFGTLTEQGDNLQKYKYVIHQVANAYGKSATFMPKPIAGDNGTGMHVNQSIWKDGKPLFAGNQYADLSEEALYYIGGVLKHAKALNAFTNPATNSYKRLIPGFEAPVLLAYSASNRSASVRIPWTDSPKAKRVETRFPDPAANPYLCFSALLMAGLDGIRNKIHPGEASDKDLYDLPPEELAGIPTVCGSLREALGALEADMDFLTAGDVFTRDQVEGYMELKWEEVYRFEHTPHPVEFQMYYSC from the coding sequence ATGAGCGACGCAGCATCGTTCGTTAAGAAGATCAAGGATGAGGATGTCGCCTATGTCGACATCCGTTTCACCGATCCGCGCGGCAAGCTCCAGCACGTCACCGTGATGGAAGACCAGGTCGATGAGGATTTCATTTCAGACGGTTTCATGTTTGACGGCTCGTCGATCGCGGGATGGAAGGCGATCGACAAATCCGACATGAAACTGATGCCGGACGTCTCGTCAGCCTATATCGATCCCTTCTTCGCGGAGAAGACGATCTGCGTCCATTGCGACGTCGTCGAGCCGGATACCGGCGAATATTATGAGCGCGACCCGCGCGCGACCGCAAAGAAGGCGGAGGCGTATCTCGTCTCTTCCGGCATCGGCGACACATCCTACTGGGGGCCGGAGGCCGAGTTCTTCATCTTCGACGACGTGCGGTATTCAGTGGCCATGAACAAGGTGGGCTACGAGGTCGATGCGCTCGACGCGTCCTGGAACTCCGACGGCGCGTACGAGATGGGCAACACCGGCCACCGCCCCGGCGTCAAGGGCGGCTATTTTCCGGTGCCGCCCGTGGATCAGGCGCAGGACATGCGCTCCGAGATGCTTACGACGATGAAGCAGATCGGCATGAAGGTCGACAAGCACCATCATGAGGTCGCCTCCTGCCAGCATGAGCTCGGCCTCGTCTTCGGCACGCTCACCGAGCAGGGCGACAATCTTCAAAAGTACAAGTACGTCATCCACCAGGTCGCGAACGCCTACGGCAAATCAGCCACATTCATGCCGAAGCCGATCGCGGGCGACAACGGCACCGGGATGCACGTGAACCAGTCGATCTGGAAGGACGGCAAACCGCTCTTCGCGGGAAATCAGTACGCCGATCTCTCCGAAGAGGCGCTCTATTATATTGGCGGCGTCCTGAAGCACGCCAAGGCGCTGAACGCCTTCACCAACCCGGCGACAAACAGCTACAAGCGCCTGATCCCCGGCTTCGAGGCGCCGGTGCTGCTGGCCTATTCGGCATCCAACCGCTCCGCCTCGGTCCGCATTCCCTGGACCGACAGTCCGAAGGCGAAGCGCGTCGAAACCCGGTTCCCGGACCCGGCCGCGAACCCCTATCTCTGCTTCTCGGCGCTGCTGATGGCCGGGCTCGACGGCATCAGGAACAAGATCCATCCGGGCGAGGCCTCGGACAAGGACCTCTATGATCTGCCGCCGGAGGAGCTCGCCGGCATCCCGACCGTCTGCGGGAGCCTTCGTGAAGCGCTTGGCGCGCTGGAGGCCGACATGGACTTCCTGACCGCCGGCGACGTATTCACCAGGGATCAGGTCGAAGGCTACATGGAGCTGAAATGGGAGGAGGTGTATCGCTTCGAGCACACCCCGCACCCGGTCGAGTTCCAGATGTATTATTCCTGCTGA
- a CDS encoding class I SAM-dependent methyltransferase produces the protein MDPVAAQYEAYPYPARDPADEAKRLIEGSPSHPAEIDHFLFGGRRDWSRPFRALIAGGGTGDGLIMLAQKLVERGTPAEITYLDLSAASRDVAEARAAARGLSSIRFVTGDLLSAPEHGEFDYIDCTGVLHHLPEPDTGFAALAAALAPEGGLGAMVYAPYGRTGVYPLQGALAALTAGEAPAAQVKIAKATLKALPKTNWFTLNRHVGDHRASDAGLYDLLLHARDRPYDVEGLVAALTRAGLSLVSFTEPLRYEPKLYLPEGLAKRAEALDATSRAALAERLAGNMKVHVFYAAKTPRKPAGMTPEARPRLAGISAAALGAEIGRKGVVKMERDGLSHALAVPRGAGPLLALADGRMRLGEIARARRLDWIAFAALWKPAHEALTGFNLLRYSDGMR, from the coding sequence ATGGACCCGGTGGCCGCGCAATACGAAGCCTATCCCTATCCGGCCCGCGACCCGGCGGACGAGGCGAAGCGGCTGATCGAGGGGTCGCCGTCCCATCCCGCTGAGATCGACCATTTTCTTTTTGGCGGGCGTCGCGACTGGTCACGGCCCTTTCGCGCGCTCATCGCCGGCGGCGGCACCGGCGACGGGCTGATCATGCTGGCGCAGAAGCTTGTGGAACGTGGGACGCCGGCGGAAATCACCTATCTCGATCTCTCTGCGGCGAGCAGGGATGTCGCCGAGGCGCGCGCGGCGGCGCGCGGCCTGAGCTCGATTCGTTTCGTGACCGGCGATCTCCTGAGCGCGCCCGAACACGGTGAATTCGATTACATCGATTGCACCGGCGTTCTGCATCATCTGCCGGAGCCGGACACGGGTTTCGCGGCGCTGGCGGCGGCGCTGGCGCCCGAAGGCGGGCTCGGCGCCATGGTTTACGCGCCCTATGGGCGTACAGGCGTCTACCCGTTGCAGGGCGCGCTCGCCGCGCTGACGGCGGGCGAGGCGCCGGCGGCGCAGGTGAAGATCGCGAAAGCGACACTGAAGGCATTGCCGAAAACCAACTGGTTCACGCTCAACCGCCATGTCGGCGACCACCGAGCGAGCGACGCCGGGCTTTACGATCTGCTTCTCCACGCCCGCGACCGGCCTTACGACGTGGAGGGCTTGGTGGCGGCGCTGACGCGCGCCGGGCTCTCGCTCGTCTCCTTCACCGAGCCGCTGCGTTATGAGCCGAAACTCTACCTGCCGGAGGGGCTGGCGAAACGCGCAGAAGCCCTGGACGCGACGTCGCGCGCCGCGCTCGCCGAACGCCTGGCCGGGAACATGAAGGTTCATGTGTTCTACGCCGCGAAGACGCCGCGCAAGCCCGCGGGGATGACGCCGGAGGCGCGTCCCCGGCTCGCGGGGATCTCCGCCGCCGCGCTCGGCGCCGAGATCGGCCGCAAGGGCGTCGTGAAGATGGAGCGGGACGGGCTCTCCCACGCGCTCGCCGTCCCGCGCGGCGCGGGGCCGCTGCTGGCGCTCGCCGACGGGCGGATGCGGCTGGGAGAGATCGCGCGCGCGCGGCGGCTCGACTGGATCGCCTTCGCCGCGCTCTGGAAACCGGCGCATGAGGCGCTGACCGGCTTCAACCTGCTGCGCTACTCGGACGGAATGCGATGA
- a CDS encoding heme-dependent oxidative N-demethylase family protein: MELSYAPLVPFMNERLPGMSPLRYRDWLFRDEAFGPQMAYRDRLLAAHPDVVVAGEGRRGAEELLDLVLATLAAHDAGYQIGDAIAERPDGVLIPLDRDRPFATLGRLAQEDFLILDRGGDGGEHVLVGGVLCFPSRWSLTEKMNRPLSEVHDRVPAYDSQLAARVQRLFDGLTPERPLVRANWLVHSVNELHQPGSFSSASKPQEQTGRFWLRVERQAILKLPQTGVAVFTVKTLLTPIEALHEDHRAGLIAALERQGSAMRDYHGGAAHSDAAIAALRNLADGAAANTPDR, from the coding sequence ATGGAGCTTTCCTACGCGCCGCTCGTCCCTTTCATGAACGAACGGCTTCCGGGGATGTCGCCGCTCAGATACAGAGACTGGCTCTTTCGGGACGAAGCCTTCGGGCCGCAGATGGCCTATCGGGACCGGCTGCTCGCCGCGCATCCGGACGTCGTGGTGGCGGGCGAGGGTCGCCGGGGGGCGGAGGAGCTTCTCGATCTTGTCCTCGCGACGCTCGCGGCGCATGACGCGGGTTACCAAATCGGCGATGCGATCGCGGAGCGGCCGGACGGCGTGCTCATCCCGCTCGATCGGGACCGCCCCTTTGCGACGCTGGGCCGGCTCGCGCAGGAGGATTTCCTGATCCTCGATCGTGGCGGAGACGGCGGCGAGCATGTGCTGGTCGGCGGTGTTCTCTGCTTCCCGTCGCGCTGGTCGCTGACCGAAAAGATGAACCGGCCGCTCAGCGAAGTTCATGACCGCGTCCCGGCCTATGACAGCCAACTGGCGGCGCGTGTGCAGCGGCTTTTCGACGGGCTGACGCCGGAACGGCCGCTTGTGCGCGCAAACTGGCTGGTCCATTCGGTGAACGAGCTTCATCAGCCCGGGTCGTTCTCCAGCGCGAGCAAGCCCCAGGAGCAGACCGGGCGGTTCTGGCTGCGGGTGGAACGGCAGGCGATCCTGAAACTCCCGCAGACGGGGGTCGCCGTGTTCACGGTGAAGACGCTGCTGACTCCGATCGAGGCGCTGCACGAGGATCACCGCGCTGGCCTGATCGCCGCCCTCGAAAGGCAGGGGAGCGCGATGCGCGACTATCACGGCGGCGCCGCGCATAGCGACGCGGCGATCGCGGCGCTCAGGAACCTGGCTGACGGCGCCGCCGCGAATACGCCGGATCGGTGA
- a CDS encoding S8 family serine peptidase, whose protein sequence is MVTINRNLGPKASESKWRETIGILASSEDWIAHIDTGLFSHEALGWSEAAGWPENILIDEGLNVFDPGGPFGSKPLTDLTITGGLVARATQVPDHGVKTLSVILGATEEFRGVAPGARVRPYRAANGPVFVGEAKTGAIGDALDHALSAPHPPRVVSISMGNPGGAPVHLLNVFGVKSTPGMQKRTVDAINRAYEMGVIICCAGGQIHDTVAYPARFKRTIAVGGLTEPASRFTCGQYPDGGYGENALIDVWAQAANLNRAAGVRAPNGELLRFFADSDDPRNVERKPVGTSYAAPQVAAAAALWVARHRTALERFEERWKIVEAFRKALRESADDARVLRRVHAGPNDRIRVRALNIEALLSMEPDLRAAYDRIPRHSAHSSWL, encoded by the coding sequence ATGGTCACGATCAACCGCAATCTCGGACCGAAAGCATCAGAATCGAAATGGCGCGAGACGATCGGGATTCTCGCCTCCTCGGAAGACTGGATCGCCCATATCGACACCGGGCTTTTCAGTCATGAAGCGCTCGGCTGGTCCGAGGCCGCCGGCTGGCCCGAAAACATCCTCATCGATGAAGGTCTGAACGTTTTCGATCCAGGCGGCCCGTTCGGGAGCAAGCCACTCACCGACCTCACCATAACCGGCGGTCTCGTCGCGCGGGCGACGCAAGTTCCCGATCATGGCGTCAAGACGCTCTCGGTCATTCTCGGCGCGACCGAGGAATTCCGCGGCGTCGCCCCCGGCGCGCGGGTTCGCCCCTATCGCGCCGCCAATGGCCCGGTTTTCGTCGGCGAAGCGAAGACCGGCGCGATCGGCGACGCACTCGACCATGCGCTCTCCGCGCCGCACCCGCCGCGCGTTGTCTCGATCTCGATGGGCAATCCCGGCGGCGCGCCCGTGCACCTCCTGAACGTCTTCGGGGTGAAATCGACGCCCGGAATGCAGAAGCGGACCGTCGACGCGATCAACCGGGCTTATGAGATGGGCGTCATAATCTGCTGCGCCGGCGGCCAGATTCACGACACCGTCGCCTATCCGGCGCGATTCAAGCGCACAATCGCCGTTGGTGGACTGACAGAGCCGGCATCGCGCTTCACCTGCGGTCAGTACCCGGATGGCGGTTATGGAGAAAACGCGCTGATCGACGTCTGGGCGCAGGCGGCGAACCTGAACCGCGCCGCAGGCGTCCGGGCGCCGAATGGCGAATTGCTCCGCTTTTTCGCCGATTCGGACGATCCCCGGAACGTCGAACGCAAACCCGTCGGCACATCATACGCCGCGCCGCAGGTCGCCGCCGCCGCGGCGCTCTGGGTGGCGCGCCACCGCACTGCGCTGGAGCGTTTCGAGGAGCGCTGGAAGATCGTCGAGGCGTTTCGGAAAGCGCTCAGGGAGAGCGCCGACGACGCCCGCGTCCTACGCCGCGTCCATGCCGGGCCCAACGACAGGATCCGCGTCCGCGCGCTCAATATCGAGGCGCTTCTGAGCATGGAGCCCGATCTGCGCGCCGCATACGACCGCATCCCGCGACACAGCGCGCATTCCTCCTGGCTCTGA